The genomic stretch GGGTTTCATGAATTCCTCATCACGGTGGTCCTCCAGGTCCAAGTTCACCTGTCCACCACGGGCCAACCGACGAAGCTCTGCAGGGACCTCCCTATGAGAAGCAAGCAAAAGGCCACCCCTCCAGGATGAGCTCAGCCAGTTCTTCCTTCTGTGCGAggaaggggtgggagcagggatAGCGCTGCACAGAGCCTCTGCCAGTGCAGGAAGCGGTCGGCATGGGTCGCAGGGTGCCCCAAGGTCCCAGGCCCTGTTATTCTCACCCTCTGCGGATGGACTCCAGAAACTGGGAGTTGGAGGGGTCTTGATAGCTCCTCAGCTCTCCACTGTCCAGGCTGAACCCACTCTTCCACAGCTTCAGGACAACATGCACCTGCAAAATGTCCCAGGAGACAGTCATTTCCACAACTCACTAAAGCTGCTTTTCCCTGAGATTCAGCCACTGCCAGGGTTTTAATGCCTGTGTTTGTGTGAAACAGGAAGCTGAACATGGGAAACTGCCTTTTGCCAAGCCCAGTATTACGCATGTCCAACCAGGTCCTGCTACCTTTATATGCTGGAGGTGCCAAAAGGCTGCCCAGGAACTGAAGTCACAAGCAAGAGACCCACACCCTGCCTCAGAACCCACCCTAGAAGTTCCGTACGTACATCTTGAGCAGCGTTCTGCTTCATCTCTCCTGCCACATAAGCGGACTCCTCCTCAGGGGCAGCACCCAGGCGGTACCCTCCGCCCGCGAAGGGCTACAAGAGAAAAAGAACCGTGACTCTGACAAGCAGCTGGGAGAAGCCAAGCAGGACACATCTTGTGCCACCCCAGGAGGATGGCTCTCTAAGAGATCTCTGCCCAGCAAAAACATTTAACTCAAGATGACTCTCCCTTTAACTAAGCCCTCTGCACCTCCCTGTTAATTCCTCTTCTTGCCCCAATGCCTTTTATGCAGGACCAGGAAGAAATGCTCTAGAAAGCATCAATCATATCAGAGCTCTATACCTTTTCATCAGTTTTTCACGGTTTGCAACCATAGGGAATGGGTCACAAGGTATTAGAAGCAGCCCACTTTACAACAAACCCACATTACTGGGGGTGGGATGGCAGAGGGAGCCTGGCCCTGGTAGTTTTGCAACAGCCACTCTTTTTAGAAGGCACAAGAGGAGCCATATTTAACTCAAGCTGGGAGGGGTGGGACATGCGCCTTGCATCCAAAGCCTCCTTATTCTCCCCCACAAAAATTCAAGCAGTATCCATGGCTACTCTCAGCTGCCTCAGAACGCCTCTGCTCAACTCATCTCTCCCCACTCTGGGGATTATAGGCTGACAATCTCTAGTTACCCTGGTAGTTACCCTCTCCTCTGGTCTGTGGTTTGCCACCTCTCCTCCCTCACCCTCTACTAGCCTTATTGTTGCCCCCATCCCATCCCTGTCCCCATGCCTCCTATTTCTGGAATAgtgctcccctcatctcccccagaAGTCTCCTTTCTATGCCAGCCTATGATTTCTCTTTCCGCTCTTCTCCATAACTGTCTGACAGAAGATCACTCAGCCCGCTCATCTCAACCATCCCTCTCCGGCTTCACTCACAAGCTCCACTTTGCTCAGTATCAGCCCTCTCCTGCCAACTATGTTCCACACTCAGACCAGCAAGGTGCCCGAGGGCCAAGCAAAAGAAACAGGCATCCACCTGAGCGACTAGACCCAGCCTGCCCCGCTCACTTTTGGCCTGCTGCTTTCTCCAGGACTCTTGGCTGCTCTGTCCACGGCCACGGCTCCATGCTCTTTGGCTCCCCGAAACAAATCCTCCACCAGCTCGTTGGGACTCTTCTTTCTTGGAGGACCAACAATCTGCTGTCCACTTCGTTCTGAACCCCCAGCATAAAACCTGAACAGAAAATCACATGCTCTTGTGAGTACATCTctacacaggatgcagttcagCCCCTGACTAGGACATGTGCCTATGTCTTGACTGTCACCAACACAGCACAGCTTTCCATACCCTCAGCTACAGCTACCACAACAGTTGCTGACAGCTTtatctctgttaaaaaaaaaaaccaaaacatgtCCTTAtttttacactctctctctctctgtagctaCACAAGCCTTGTTCTCACAAGGGTCACTCGTGAAGTGCATAGATTGAATGTGTTTGAGTGCTTCATacggcagtggcagcagcattttTCGAAGGGCTCAGGTGaggagactgcctccccacccaccgcacatcacAGGTGacggtgctttttgaagggctcaggtggggaggctctgcctcatctgcctccccatccaccgcacatccctggtgcCCCCCGTCTCTCTACAGACATTTGCACACTATGCTGTTCCACAGTGTTTATGTTGCAGGTCACTCTTTGACCTGCTATAAACATGAGGGCAACGGTACAAAGAGGAGTTTGCTAGTCACTTCCTGACAGGCTCATCTATAGGGCAAGTAGAATGCAGGTCCTTGTGTTCTGTGCCCAGAGATTACAGCATGTCATGATTCTGCAGGGGCGGATACCCTCATAATGTGCCACTGGGAGCAGAATTcaggtttctttctttcagacCCTAATCCCTACAAAGATATGCTTCAAAGTGTGCATCAGTCAAAGCCTGTTGAAATCTCAGAAGTCAGGGGGTGAACAACATTTCTGGTAGCTGTCAGTGGTGGGACTTCAGTGTCCAGAAGAGCTCCTTGACCCTCCTTGTGACTAGCAAAATCAGAACAAGTGTTGCAAATAGTCAAAATGATAAGTTATTCAAAACTAAACATGAATTCAAGTTATTCACACATAATGCAGAACTGAGGGATTCTTGGCACAGAATTTGTACTCTGCTTTAAGTAGCAAGACACACAACTCTGCTTGTGTCAGGAAAACCCAAAAAGCCTGCTCCCCTGCAACAAGAATGAGTCACTCACTATGCACAATCTGGAATGAATGTGCTACAAAGGCAGGGAAGGTCATGCCCTCCCTGAGCGAGAGTCCAGCAGCTGCCTCCACAAAGGAGCCTCCACCCAGCACAGACAGTTCTATAGCAGCCTCAGCGTGAAAACATTTCCAGAGAGACTCTGACAAATGCAGACCTTTCAATTCTGACTGACACCCCTCTCTTCTCCATAAAGTCAAATAGTTCAGGCTTTCAGCCAATGACCAACCTTtgtccttcctcctcttcctcctcctcttcctgagcATGGACAAGATCTCGGAATGATGTCACCCTGTGGTCACTGGAGggacaaaaaaaacacacctcatACAAAATAAATCAAGCTTTTCCAAATACATTGTTTCTGTCTCCCAATGACTAAAAGCTTCACCCTGCAGTTTGTTGCACAATACACAAAGAGGCAGGACAGCACCAGGGCACCAGCACAGCATAGTACTCAGGGTGTTCAACACTGCAACCAGGCCCTGCAAAGCCTTGCTAGAGTCAAATCTGGACTGAGGGGAGGTACTGGTAGGGGTAGGATGGAGGAGAGGCAATACAGAGTGCTATTAGATCCATCCCTCGGTCAACAGGACCAAGggatgcctccccacccatcctctTTGTACAGATGCAACACAGCAGCTACAGTATTGGGCATCAGCAAACAGATCACAAGAGAGCAATTAGAAATAGGATACCAACCAGCTGCTGTGGCACCCAAAGGATCAGGTTGCATTCATGCTTACTACAGCTTAGCAAGAGAATTCTTGTTATTAAGGGCAGAGATGGAGGGCTTCTCTCTTGGAAGGACCCTGAGGGAATATAGCAGAACACAGGAGTCTTGCTGGAACAGACCAAAGAGCTATCATAtccagccagatgcttccaggaagcacCCAGTCAAGGTATGAAGGCAGcaccctctcccaccactgctcctcAGTGAATGGCACTTCGTGGCATACTGCCTCATGGAACAGcaacagaaccccccccccaagcaatctGCCCGATTTTCCTTCACATCCATCTATCCATAACTTGTGGAAGGCAACTGCATAAATTACTTGCAAATTGGGTGAAGTAGTACTCTGTCTTGCCTGTCCTGAATGTCCTGCCAACCAATTTCATTGGTTGACCCCAAATTCCAGTATTATGTGGGAGAAAAACTGTTCACTTTCTTTATACCAGAATAAAGCTTTACGATCTTTAacatccctccctcccgcccccaatCTTTTTTTTTATGGAATAAAAAGCTCAAATAGCCCACAGGAGCTCCAATCACCTGCTGTGCATCTTTGTGTGCTATGACACACTTTCAGGCTCTGTGGTGGGGAAAGCCAGGCCACTTAGAGTCGGGGCTCTGGAGGGATGGCACAGTTGTGTCACCAAGGACAACACTTGGCATATCTGGAAGGAAGTTAATGGGTGGGTTCAAGGCCATGGCTGGAGGGCGGACTGAACTCCATGCCACCCCTGCACTTGTCAATTGCTGGAGCTCCTGCTTCTTTATGCAAATTTTGCATCCTGGTTTTGTTGTTCATCACATTACAATGCAATGAAATGTTTGGCATTTGCAATTTCACCTGCCATAGCAAGAGCTCCTTATCTTAGCCCACTTGAAACCACAATGAAAAGGAGCACACAGAAACATCCCCTCAGACACCATCTACTCTCAAACCTCTTGGGAGAGCCCATGAAGTTCAACACACCAAAAGAGTCTCACCAAGATCTGTTGACCCCTGAAGATATGAGGCCTAAGACAGTGCGGTCAGGGCTGGCAGTGAGTGTGCCCAACTGCAATGGAAGATGGGAGCCAGGGTGGGCCTTGTCTCAACAGTGAGGAAGGGGCTGACTCAGAAGAGCTGGCTCACTCAATATAAACTCTGGGTCGACCTGTGATTAGGCTCAGTGATGGTGAGGTGGCTGGCAAGGAACCTAGCCTGCCTGTGAGTCCCAACACGAGCAACCTGTGgccagggagggagaagagggtgccATAACCCCCTGATCTGAGGCCATCTGTGCCCAAGACATCCTGCAGGGGGTTCAAGGGGCACTCCCCCTGGGCCTTCTGCAAAGCCCACTTGCAGAGCTAGCAAGCCCGGTCACGCCTGGGGTACAGACACTGCCTCACGGGCTCTCTTATTAAACCAGTAAAACAGTGAAGACACACACAGTACAGAGTGAGTAAACCCAAGATCCCTCTCAATGACTGCATAACCAAGCAGGAATATGAGGACAAGTCTCTTAACTGGGCTGGAACATGTGGATATTAGCGTATGATTTTGTCATTTGCCCCACAGACCATTCTGCTCTTTTGGGGAGTGGCATTATGAAGGTTATCTTTTAAAATTTCTCGTTTTCTTTTCAGTTAAGCTCACAAAACTCCCAGCATCCAACCAAAGCAAAGATCAACATCATTCCAATAGTCCTCCACATCATACAATCTGTGTATGCACCTGCCTGCATACACAGGATAATCCTTTCAAAGCAGGGTCATTCCAAGTCATCCAAGACAGAAGACACTGGTCCACCTCCCTGGAAGCATCAACTCtgacagataataataataataataataataataataataataataataataataataatatacagtattatatTATATACAGATAGCAGCACTCAAGCTTAGACAGGAGCCTGACGAGCTCCCGATAACCAGAAATGTGCAAGACTGAACCTACAACCTtcgaccttctgcatgcaaagcagaaagGTAAAAAACACTCTGCAAACACAAGCATGTATGTTAAAATTTGTTATGCCACTTATTGCTTTGTTCAACACAAAAAAGTAAAATGTTAGTTTTAAAACTTACCCACATTCTAGCCACCCTGAATATGCGCATATTTCCAAGAATGTATCTTCCTGAAAAGGCATATCTACTCTGCCCCGTTCTAGTTTACCATCAGTGCCTCCACAGGAACTGTAATTTTGTGAGGGGGCTAGGGATCTCTAGCACAGTATTCTCAAAGCCTTCACAAAGTTATGATTCCTTGTGGGGAGAAAGTGAGGACAGTTCTCTATAAAGCTTGTAAAACCGACACGCCCTCAGGCAAAGCAGTCTGATCTCACCTGGGTGCAGTGCCTCTAGTGACGGAGCTGGGAGCTGGCTGGGGGAGCGTGATGATATCCTCGTCACCCCCATCTTCATAGAAACTGGCCAGGGCAATCTGCAAGGAGAGATCCACAGTCGTTTTGGTGAAATAGCACAATCACCTCGTCCACCCAGGAGGGCAAAAATACTATCTTCAATTAACCCACAAGCTGGCAGTTTCCATGCTATAAACCAAGCCCAGAGGTCAAACGCTACAGAAAATTCCCTTGGAAAGCATCCAAGCTCAGGTAAAGCTAGGGAGGCTTCCAATATTCTCACTGTCACTTTTGTCAACCCCACTTCACTGGAGAGTAATATTTGGAAGAAGGCTGCCTAGGGAAAACagctgctccagtgctggtgccatatCTCAGCAGCAAGAAGTTCCTGGCAAACTTTTGATTTACACTGGGAGGAGCTTGAATTGGTCTAAAGAAAATTAAGGACCCCGAAACaacaggtgcaaaaaaaaaatgctcacacCCATGGCACACACAATCGTCACTCAGGCTGTGCAGTGGGGTCAGCTCCCCTCCCCGGCACCCATCACCTCAGGAGGCCATTGTCACTCCAAAAGCATTGCCATTATGTAATATTTGTAAGCAATTCTATTGAGTGCTGTATATGGATAAAATTAAATAGATTCCTGCCCACAGTCAGAATAATGAAACTAAAGGGGAAGACTTGGAGAGCACAGAAAACTCTGTAGTCACTGAATGAAACTAAAAGAAATACAAAAAACAAAGAGTACAATGGAATATAATAAACTacgggcacaagcctaaccaggtctactcagaagtaagtcctactttgtttaATGGggttactcttaggaaagtgtggttaggattgcagcctttgtgcaaGACTAACAGATCAAGCTAGAacactggttttcaaactggggtgtcgtgacaccccggCCTAAAGGCCCtggtccctgcccccttaaggggcaggggcagcgagggggcagcgacacaatccccagcaTTGCAatggggttgcagggactgggcttCACTCACTAgtccctccagcagctgccctggagtgccaggagccctgcgcgagcgcctgcagggctccccagcctgcagaaagtgaaaatggaatGATCACGCTCCGCcgccacaaaaccggaagtggagcgtgatcgctccactttcactttctgaaggctggggagccctgcaggctctcgcgcagggctccccgcacctcaaggaggctgctgcagggcctggtgagtgcatcccagttcctgcagccctcccccgcctctgcaagaacttacagcggtgcaaattcaactagagagtttgaaaaccgctgagctAGACCATCAAAAAGGAAATGAAAGGGGAAAGGAGTTTTAAATACTATTTTAAAGAAGGACAAATAAGGGGCCTGAAAATTGTCAAAAGAGAGGATTTCATGTACCAGGGGCCTAGAGAGAGAGGACAAAGATGAGCATTAGTACAAGGGTGTGCAGTTTTTGTAGGAAATTTGATTTTGGTAAGTGGAAAGAGGAAAATAGAGAAATGGAAACTGACAGATAAGAATAGGCGAGATTATAGAAATACAGTGGCTGGTTGGAACGGAACCACCAGTAGCCACCATGAGTGGCAGAGAAAGCGAAGAGGAGCCACTCTAATCAAAGCAGCAACTCTGGAGGGCTGGTCAGAGATGTCTGGAAGACCTGTGGGTCTGCTACTGAGGAATAACCATGTATTGCTGAGGTATTCAATTTGTACGTCCCGCATcatggggagagaggctgctctgctctgctacatgtgctgcctcctgacttgctgcttttctgaagctgtgaatgaggtgggtggggcagcatgaggccaggagggtgtgtgaaacatggtgggagagaaggctggctgggcaggcagaggtgccgcatctcatcatggagctctctccatgtgcaaccttgccccacgGACTACACTTCCCAGTCTGCTCCTCaacctgggcatcctgggattggtcaaggctgcttgggaaggaaggagccagcctgctcctagtgggggggggtgtccaaatgccccagcctgcatccctccgtcttgcttggggggaacaggggtggcatctgcatgttgggtgtgtgtgagcAGACCCCAtttactttggggtgagttgtaatcttgctgggtgtggctgcaatcctttccacactttcctggaagtaagccccattgcctcaaatgtggcttacttctgagtagacctacataggcctggggtctgtgtcagcttaaccaaggatcctcacctttctcttttttcttccccttcaaaaaagaaaaagtcattcttgatggctttgtctccaaaaattgataaaaaattaaaatcccaaTTCCTTTTTAgtcattcccctttttcctcctgcttccttttgggggggggggtactctgttggctgctattgtaagacaaaaggcgcaatcctagctaggtctactcagaagtaagtcctattgtgttcaatgggacttactcccaggaaagtggggttaggattccagccaaacagtctctgggtctcagtttgcatcagtttgcaattagcagatacacacaaaacaaagtcttcccctcctgcaaatttgttacttcccccctccctttccaaaaccctctagatgtgctgctaacaaactcagggcacaatcctaaccaggtctactcagaagtaagtcctattttgttcaatggggcttactctcaggtaagtgtgttaggattgcagcctcagagtgctggcagccttgtttctagagTATAATTAtaaccttcacccccattttgggggtaactgaggtgaggtgtagccatggccaatggctacaaggatcagggaggTGCAAgtcggaaaagttcgagaaccactgatgtactggAACTCATGCCAGCTGAAGACATAAATCATTGTCTCAGAATTAAACTGTAAATAGGAAACAGGCAGATGGCCCATTTCATGATTTCTCTGTTCTTTAGCACTCTCTTCTGCAATACACACTGTCAGAAAAAGGATGAGAACTGGAAAATTGGCCCACACCCATAAGGGCCAATAAACATTTTGTGTCATGGAGAAGTTACCACAAGTTGATAATCTGGTGTGAAAGGTCAGTCTTGTGAATACATATACAAATAGATAAGTCAGGATTCCCACACCTTTGCTGAACAAACTTTGCAAAAGTTTTCCCAGCCATGAATCTTGATGGGAGAATTCACAAAGCTGCCTCAAAATGCTAATATTGGGACAGGAGCAAATTACATTAACTTTAACTTTTAATTCAGTGCATATCTTCTTATCACATATAATATGAAACTGTTTCCCAAtaatatgaattttaaaaaaggaggtgTGTTAAGTGCCACAATACGTCAATCAATTTCCTAAGCTCTGGAAGCCTTTCAGACCTTTTGCTGCTGTTGGAGGGAAGTGGAAAAGAAGCCCTGtgcccaccacctcctcctcattCTTCTGCCCACCTGGCTGCTTACAAAAATCCTGCTTACCGGAGCTGCCGCACAGTGTCCTTGTGTAATGCGTTCATGTATATACAGCACAAGGATGGTGTGTGGGAGCTCCATGTAAGGGGGCAGGATCACTGTGCCTCCGCCTCTTCCTCAACCACTAGACGGGCAAGGAGGACAATGCCACTGCCGTGACAGCACGCACACTAATGCACATGTAAAAGAGGACAGTTGGGCAGCATATGCACCCCTTCCACAGGCAGCATTTTAGCTTGGACCAGGCCTGGCCATTCTTGTCATGACACCTCAGCTTCCCTACCAGAAAGGCCTGGGCAACACACTAAGTCCCCTACTTACAGAAAGGTTAGGTTTTGGAGTCCTGTTCATAATTTGAAACCAACGTGTGTCAGAATAGCCTGTTCTTGCTGGCCCAGCAGAACTGCGCCTGCACTGAAGCACCAGCAAAGGATTACTgtgtccagtggcgtagctgggggggcagagcactcagcctggcagggaggtgggggagcggcccctcccttcggagccattcccgaaGGGAATGGGgctgctcgcccacctccctgccaggctgagtactccgcccccctccagctacgccaccgactgTGACTGTGTGAAAGCACCAAGGCAGCCGCCCAACTCAGATGCCTGTTGGGAagcatgtgtgtgtttctcaATGCAAGTGGAAAGTCAACGTCTGAAAGGTGCATTTAAGATGTACAGAGAAATGCTAACAATCCAAATTGAATTGGTAGGAACTAAGCATTGTTTAAAACATATGTGATATGGATACATGTCACAGGCAGTTCTAAATGGTCACAGCATCTTGAGCCACAACCCCAGATACAGAAACACTTGCTTTCCTATGAAAGCAACATGTGAAACAGTCTTAAActgtgggaacaaaacagaattACTTTCATGGATATGGTTGAAATTGGTCTCAAACAAGCTCCAAGTTACTTCATTCTTGCTGAAACAGTGACAAGTGACCCACTCACTTGAGACAAACAACTTCATCCAAGTAAACAGTTTGCCAAACTCACTGCTTAAGCTATCCTGTAGTACAGTGATGTAGATGAGCAGACAGGTAGTTTGTTCACATTTTCTTGGATGGTCAAGTCTGTGTACTTATCAGCAAGGCTGCATTAATTTTGCAGTATGTTAACTTCTTGGGAACAGGAACATCTACAGAAGCTTGCAAATGTACAAACAACTGGCCTGATGACTCTTACAGCCTGGAGTATTTGAGACTGTTCCAATTATGAAATTCACCTGGAAGCTCCAGCACTGTGCCTAAAAACCTGTTCTTCCAGAAACACAAGTCCCCAAACTGCAAGGCACAGCAGTCTGTGTCATCCAGATCAACATCTGTACCAACTGTATGACTGTACCAACACCACAGTATCTGCACATTTGTAAGGGAACCCCATCAAGAACCATCCAGTTACCCAGCCAACCTACTACCACCTTTTCTCTCTCAGGGAATTGTATATTGTatatgtatattggcaaccttcagtctcgaaagactatggtatcgcgctctgaaaggtggttctggcacagcgtctagtgt from Tiliqua scincoides isolate rTilSci1 chromosome 4, rTilSci1.hap2, whole genome shotgun sequence encodes the following:
- the NSFL1C gene encoding NSFL1 cofactor p47, yielding MADREEALREFVAVTGAEEERARFFLESAGGDLQIALASFYEDGGDEDIITLPQPAPSSVTRGTAPSDHRVTSFRDLVHAQEEEEEEEEGQRFYAGGSERSGQQIVGPPRKKSPNELVEDLFRGAKEHGAVAVDRAAKSPGESSRPKPFAGGGYRLGAAPEEESAYVAGEMKQNAAQDVHVVLKLWKSGFSLDSGELRSYQDPSNSQFLESIRRGEVPAELRRLARGGQVNLDLEDHRDEEFMKPRGAFRAFTGEGQKLGSTAPQVMGMSSPSQQAENEAKASSSVAIEESEPTTNIQIRLADGGRLVQKFNHSHRIRDVRLFIVDARPAMAATSFVLMTTFPNKELLDEDQTLKEANLLNAVIVQRLI